The Candidatus Binatia bacterium sequence CAGGATGCGTTCGTGCGCGCCTATCGCGCCCTCGGAAAGATGTCACCCGAGCAGCGAGCCGACCTCCGGCTTCAGCCCTGGCTCTACACGATCACCCTGAACGTCACGCGCAACCGGCTGCGGAGCAAGCGGCCGTCGAACGTGGCGCTCGACGCGCTCGCCGATCCCGACGCCATTCTCCGCGAGTCGAACGAGGGACCGCCGCAACCCGAGGCGATCGTCGAGCAGAACACCGAGATCGCGCTCGTCGAGCGCGCCCTCTTGCAGCTGCCGATGCATCTGCGCGCGGCGGCGACCCTTCGATTCATCGAAGGGCGCAGCCATCCCGAGATCGCCGAGATCCTCAATCAGCCGATCGGCACCGTTAAATCTCACGTCCACCGGGCCGTGCGGATTCTACGCCGCATACTCGGTCCCCAGATCGGACGATTTGCCCCCGAAGGAGTCCCCGCACATGCGTTGTCGTGACGTAGAGGCGCTGTGGGACGATCTGCGCGGCGAGTGTCAAGCCTCGCTCAAGCAGACCGTCAGCACTCATCTGCGCGCCTGCCCCTCGTGTCAGGAGATGTTTGAAGAGTACGAAGGCGTCGCCTACTGCCTCTCGTGCCTGCCGCCGCCCGAGCCCTCGTGCGACTTGGCAAAGAAGGTCGTGCAGCACATCGCCGCACTCAAAGGCAAGGTCTATCCGCCAATCGTCCTCTCCGCTGTGACGACGCCGGTGGGTCGCCTCTACGTCGGCTTTAAATCGAATCGCATCGCGTATCTCAGCCTCGATACGGGCGAGTCGCCCGACGAGGTGATGCAACGCGCGCAGCGCCGGCTGCACCGTCCGGTAGTGCTCGGTGAGGCGCCGCACTGGCTGACCGGCATGCTCGAGCGCTTCTTTAGCACGTGGACCGTCGACGATGCCGTCGTAGACATCAGCGACCTGACGCCGTTCGAGCAGGCCGCGCTGCGAGCCGCGGCGCGCATCCCGCCCGGCGAGGTGCGTTCCTACGCATGGGTCGCGACGCAGATCGGCCGCCCGAAAGCGGCGCGTGCGGTCGGCCGCGTGATGGCCCGCAATCCGCTGCCGCTGCTCTTTCCCTGCCACCGCGTCGTCGACTCGTCCGGCGATCTGCACAACTATTTCTACGGTCTCGAGATGAAAGCTCGCCTACTTGAAATGGAGGGCTACCGGGGCTAGACGCCAACCATAGCGAGCGTGGATCCTCGGATCGCGGCCATTCCTGACGTTCACGGCCACGCGAAGGGCGAACACCGTCCCTACACTGAGGAGCGACCGATTGCGTATTCTGCGCGGATGCTCTTCCTTTGGTTTTTCCATGCCTGCCGGCGCGAATCGCCGCGCTTCTTGATGGTCGCCGACCACGCCAACTACCTGACGTTCGAAGACCCCGGCGCCGTGAACACGGTTCGCCGCGCCTTGAAACTGGCACAGGCCGGCGACCTGCTCGGCGCGGCCGAGACCGCGAGCGTCGATATCGCGCACGCGGCGGTCGTCTCCGAGGGGCTGCGGCGCGGCATGCGCTTCTCGATCGGCGCCGAGATAGATAACGATCCGCGCGCGCGTCCCGACGCGCAGAACATCGTCGACGCGATGCGACCCGACGGTATCATTCGTTCCGTCCACTTCGTTCCGATCCAGCACCCGGAGAAGGGAGCCGATTGGCTCTGGCCGTTCGACAACGAGGAGTTCAGCAGTCTCCACGACGTCGTCGGAACCGAGAAGCTCTGGGAGCTCTACATGGCCAGGTTGCTCGACGACCTCGAGAAGCTGCCGGGACATATCGTCGGGCACTTCTACGTGCCCGCGACGTTCGGCAAGTGGCCCGTCCAAAAGAAACTCGAAGAGCACGAAGACCGCATGCTCGACGTCGCGCATCGCCGCGGGCTCGCCGTCGAGGTCAACACGCGCTTCCTCTACCGCGACCACCCGGAAGATCGCAAGAAGAAATATCTCGAAGCGAACGCGCGGCTCGTCCGCAAAGCGAAGGCCCGCGGCGTCGGCATCGCGATCGGTTCGGACGCGCACAGCCCGAAGGATCAGGGACACGCGTTCGACCTCGTGCTCAAGATGCTCGACGACGCCCGCATCAACGAGGTCGTCTTTCCGGTCGGCGGACGTCTGGCGCGGGTCGCGCTGCGCGCCACCCGCGAACATCTCGAAGCGCAGGCAAAGGCTCGCCGAACGACGGCAGCGCCGGGGAGCAGCATTACGGGCTACAGCCGAGCCGAGCTCGGCCTTCCCGAAGAGGCCGAGGCCGCGCGCCGCGCGCGCGTTCTGGGCCCGAAGAAGCGCACGACCGCAAGCACGTCGCGGCGGGGCGCCGACTC is a genomic window containing:
- a CDS encoding methylated-DNA--[protein]-cysteine S-methyltransferase, which gives rise to MRCRDVEALWDDLRGECQASLKQTVSTHLRACPSCQEMFEEYEGVAYCLSCLPPPEPSCDLAKKVVQHIAALKGKVYPPIVLSAVTTPVGRLYVGFKSNRIAYLSLDTGESPDEVMQRAQRRLHRPVVLGEAPHWLTGMLERFFSTWTVDDAVVDISDLTPFEQAALRAAARIPPGEVRSYAWVATQIGRPKAARAVGRVMARNPLPLLFPCHRVVDSSGDLHNYFYGLEMKARLLEMEGYRG
- a CDS encoding sigma-70 family RNA polymerase sigma factor → MPPPSDSAPSAERFERIVDDYQRRLYGFALRMTGNREDAEEIVQDAFVRAYRALGKMSPEQRADLRLQPWLYTITLNVTRNRLRSKRPSNVALDALADPDAILRESNEGPPQPEAIVEQNTEIALVERALLQLPMHLRAAATLRFIEGRSHPEIAEILNQPIGTVKSHVHRAVRILRRILGPQIGRFAPEGVPAHALS